The Natrinema salifodinae genome includes a window with the following:
- a CDS encoding ABC transporter permease, with protein sequence MALNPNRRRDQRLMQAGFGLLLVGLWTVAGLLSPRIFPYPWLIAEAMIEQFASGAMTAALADALQAIVVGYLLAVVVGIGIGLGMGLNDFVEAFMDPYLDALYALPFAAIIPAMILWFGTGFQIRVVVVFGFAVFPIVINTLEGARSIPQNLSELAQSFDAGRFYTIRHIIVPYELPYILAGLRLGSGLAVRGLVVTELLVAVTGFGQLITQWSAAFRMEGVVSVVLVLMALGVLFTWGLGQVEKRAIEWDVSAVNN encoded by the coding sequence ATGGCACTGAACCCGAACCGACGGCGCGATCAACGCCTCATGCAGGCCGGATTCGGGCTCCTGCTCGTCGGTCTCTGGACGGTCGCCGGTCTGCTCTCACCGCGGATCTTCCCCTATCCGTGGTTGATCGCCGAGGCGATGATCGAGCAGTTCGCCAGCGGAGCGATGACGGCCGCGCTCGCCGACGCCCTGCAGGCGATCGTCGTCGGTTACCTGCTGGCCGTCGTCGTCGGCATCGGTATCGGGCTGGGGATGGGCCTCAACGATTTCGTCGAGGCGTTCATGGACCCGTATCTCGACGCATTGTACGCGCTTCCGTTCGCGGCGATCATTCCGGCGATGATCCTCTGGTTCGGCACCGGCTTCCAGATCCGAGTGGTCGTCGTCTTCGGCTTTGCGGTGTTCCCGATCGTCATCAACACGCTCGAGGGCGCCAGATCGATCCCGCAGAACCTGTCCGAGCTCGCGCAGTCGTTCGACGCGGGCCGGTTCTACACGATCAGACACATCATCGTACCGTACGAACTGCCGTATATTCTGGCCGGACTGCGGCTGGGAAGCGGACTCGCGGTGCGCGGATTGGTCGTAACCGAACTGCTCGTCGCCGTAACCGGCTTCGGCCAGCTCATCACGCAGTGGAGCGCCGCGTTCCGGATGGAGGGCGTAGTCAGCGTCGTGCTCGTTCTGATGGCGCTGGGCGTCCTGTTCACGTGGGGACTGGGCCAGGTCGAGAAGCGAGCGATCGAGTGGGACGTCTCCGCGGTCAACAACTGA
- a CDS encoding IclR family transcriptional regulator produces the protein MQDGTKRQVKTAVRVFDIVDKVQERDGARLVDIADALDVSKSTAHQYLSTLVDLGYLKKVEQEYTLGHKFLNHGIHARKQYEITEVCRPTLENLVEETQEMAWVTVEEQGKAVYLDKVKGKRAVQTLAQVGTSAHLHYLASGRAMLASMSDEDVREIIDRHGLPARTEESITDTDALFDELEEIHDRGYAINDGDATPGVRAVGASVTVNGDIYGAIAVTGPAHRLDEQTLEEEIAKPVLSATNEIELKLGYQIE, from the coding sequence ATGCAGGATGGTACCAAACGGCAGGTGAAAACGGCAGTCAGGGTGTTCGATATCGTCGACAAAGTTCAGGAGCGCGACGGAGCGCGACTGGTAGACATCGCGGACGCGCTCGACGTTTCGAAGAGCACCGCCCATCAGTACCTCTCGACCCTCGTCGATCTCGGCTACCTCAAGAAGGTCGAGCAGGAGTACACGCTCGGTCACAAGTTCCTCAATCACGGAATTCACGCCCGAAAGCAGTACGAGATCACCGAGGTTTGCCGGCCGACCCTCGAGAACCTGGTCGAGGAGACCCAGGAGATGGCGTGGGTGACCGTCGAGGAGCAGGGAAAGGCCGTCTACCTGGACAAAGTGAAGGGGAAACGCGCCGTCCAGACGCTCGCCCAGGTCGGTACGAGCGCCCATCTCCACTATCTCGCATCGGGACGGGCGATGCTCGCGAGCATGTCCGACGAAGACGTCCGCGAGATCATCGATAGACACGGTCTGCCGGCTCGGACGGAAGAGAGCATCACCGACACCGACGCGTTGTTCGACGAACTCGAGGAGATCCACGACCGCGGCTACGCGATCAACGACGGCGACGCGACGCCCGGCGTCCGCGCGGTCGGTGCCTCGGTGACGGTCAACGGGGACATCTACGGTGCCATCGCCGTTACGGGTCCGGCACACCGGTTAGACGAGCAGACGCTCGAGGAGGAAATCGCCAAACCGGTGTTGAGCGCGACGAACGAGATCGAACTCAAACTGGGGTACCAGATCGAGTAG
- a CDS encoding amidohydrolase family protein has protein sequence MPEIIDSYSHIGSEAVLDEFEKVNPSVELSSLRNAPRLFAVDGRIDYLDRYGIDQQVISLVGPNMWLGADPEDSFEAARLANDEVRDIADQYPDRFLPIGNIPFLTGEYVDEARRCIEELDFHGLQIFSNINGRMLDDEAFEPFWETVDDLDVPVWIHPQLHDWHDYDEGSTWIYKMMGWPFDTSIAVARLVFSGIMDRYENVEIVSHHLGGAIPYWIGRVRSWYQTRQEEPELYTNPDLADLSEPLDAYFDRIYGDTAVSSQGESYPLRCGYEFFGKDNVLYGADYPFGPEKGEYWTQTIPQAIEDLDIPEEHKRKIYSENVKSLLDL, from the coding sequence ATGCCAGAGATCATAGATAGCTATTCGCACATCGGTAGTGAGGCCGTCCTCGACGAGTTCGAGAAGGTGAATCCGAGCGTCGAACTATCGAGTCTGCGCAACGCCCCGCGGCTGTTCGCCGTCGACGGTCGGATCGACTACCTCGATCGCTACGGCATCGATCAACAGGTGATCAGTCTCGTCGGGCCGAACATGTGGCTGGGTGCAGATCCGGAGGATTCGTTCGAGGCGGCACGACTCGCCAACGACGAGGTCCGCGACATCGCCGACCAATATCCCGACCGGTTTCTGCCGATCGGCAACATCCCGTTCCTGACGGGTGAGTACGTCGACGAGGCGCGGCGCTGTATCGAGGAGCTCGACTTCCATGGGCTCCAGATCTTCTCGAATATCAACGGCCGGATGCTCGACGACGAGGCGTTCGAGCCGTTCTGGGAGACGGTTGACGACCTCGACGTCCCGGTCTGGATCCACCCGCAGCTCCACGACTGGCACGACTACGACGAGGGGTCGACGTGGATCTACAAGATGATGGGGTGGCCGTTTGACACCAGTATCGCGGTCGCGCGACTGGTGTTCAGCGGGATCATGGACCGCTACGAGAATGTAGAGATTGTCAGCCACCACCTCGGCGGCGCGATTCCGTATTGGATCGGCCGGGTTCGGTCGTGGTATCAGACTCGCCAGGAAGAGCCGGAGCTGTACACCAACCCGGACCTCGCGGACCTCTCCGAACCGCTCGACGCCTACTTCGACCGGATCTACGGCGACACGGCCGTCAGTTCGCAGGGCGAGTCGTATCCGCTCCGGTGTGGCTACGAGTTCTTCGGCAAGGACAACGTGCTCTACGGCGCCGACTACCCCTTCGGTCCCGAGAAGGGCGAGTACTGGACGCAGACGATTCCGCAAGCCATCGAGGACCTCGACATCCCCGAGGAGCACAAGCGGAAAATCTATTCTGAGAACGTCAAGTCGCTGCTCGATCTGTAA
- a CDS encoding ABC transporter permease, producing the protein MATKQSTAPDVFTGVRARLEPFQGILIRISAVVLFLLIWEWYAGTQPDYLFPQLGVVVEAFGRQIREFGLVSAYASTMATVFIGYAIAVVVGVAVGLGMGLDKRIEVTLDPYVSAMYVAPVSALIPIIIMVGGSSFESKVFVVFLFVVFEMIINTMNGTKTVPEGLVNAGRSFGSSRPTIIRRIIIPYTLPYIFAGMRLGIGRAIKGVILAELLIEFSNLGAVIREWEQMFQIAGVLSVTLLLMVTGVVLTRAVSAIRDRIITWEADGGDH; encoded by the coding sequence ATGGCGACGAAACAATCAACCGCTCCGGACGTGTTCACCGGCGTTCGCGCGCGCCTCGAGCCCTTCCAGGGGATCCTCATCCGGATCTCGGCGGTCGTCCTCTTTCTGCTGATCTGGGAGTGGTACGCCGGCACTCAGCCGGATTACCTCTTCCCACAGTTGGGCGTCGTCGTTGAGGCCTTCGGTCGCCAGATCCGGGAGTTCGGCCTCGTCAGTGCGTACGCTTCGACGATGGCGACCGTATTCATCGGATACGCCATCGCCGTCGTCGTGGGCGTCGCCGTGGGGCTCGGCATGGGTCTGGACAAGCGCATCGAGGTGACGCTCGATCCGTACGTGAGTGCGATGTACGTCGCTCCGGTTTCCGCGCTCATCCCGATCATCATCATGGTCGGTGGATCCAGTTTCGAGAGCAAGGTCTTCGTCGTGTTTCTGTTCGTCGTCTTCGAGATGATCATCAACACAATGAACGGAACGAAGACCGTCCCGGAGGGGCTCGTCAATGCCGGTCGATCGTTCGGCAGCAGCCGCCCCACGATTATCAGACGGATCATCATCCCTTACACGCTTCCGTACATCTTCGCGGGAATGCGACTGGGGATCGGTCGCGCGATCAAGGGCGTAATCCTCGCGGAGCTGCTCATCGAGTTCTCGAATCTCGGTGCGGTCATCCGCGAGTGGGAACAGATGTTCCAGATCGCCGGCGTTCTCTCGGTGACGTTACTGCTGATGGTGACGGGAGTCGTGCTCACCAGAGCCGTCAGCGCGATCCGCGATCGGATTATTACGTGGGAAGCCGACGGAGGTGATCACTGA